In Torulaspora delbrueckii CBS 1146 chromosome 1, complete genome, one genomic interval encodes:
- the TDEL0A02530 gene encoding uncharacterized protein (similar to Saccharomyces cerevisiae GFA1 (YKL104C) and YMR085W; ancestral locus Anc_2.477): MCGIFGYCNYLVEKSRGEIIDTLVDGLQRLEYRGYDSTGIAIDGDEPDSTLVYKQIGKVSALKEEIAEHHPKRDVTFVSHCGIAHTRWATHGEPKQVNCHPQKSDPTGEFVIVHNGIITNFRELKTLLSNKGYSFESDTDTECIAKLFKHLYDTNIQNGNELDFHELTKLVLLELEGSYGLLCRSSHYPDEVMATRKGSPLLIGVKSEKKLKVDFVDVEFPDDNAQPETPLVSERSNGLASSRNLTVNGGRKVRLFDHEDRGNSNLLPIAANEFNLRHSQSRAFLSEDGTPNPVEFFLSSDASSVIKHTKKVLFLEDNDIAHIYDGEIHIHRSRREVGASMTRSIQTLEMELAQIMKGPYKHFMQKEIFEQPESTLNTMRGRIDFENNSVMLGGLQAWLPAIRRARRLIMIACGTSYHSCLATRAIFEELSEIPVSVELASDFLDRKSPVFRDDICVFVSQSGETADTMLALNYCLERGALTVGIVNSVGSSISRITHCGVHINAGPEIGVASTKAYTSQYIALVMVALSLSDDRVSKIERRGDIMQGLKKIPQQIKEVLQLEGKIKQLCEKDLKDQKSLLLLGRGYQFASALEGALKIKEISYMHSEGVLAGELKHGVLALVDEDLPIIAFGTRDSLFPKVVSSIEQVTARKGHPIVICNKNDEVWEKKAATTKMVTLEVPQTVDCLQGLLNIIPLQLISYWLAVNKGIDVDFPRNLAKSVTVE, encoded by the coding sequence ATGTGTGGTATTTTTGGTTACTGTAACTACTTGGTGGAGAAATCTCGAGGCGAGATCATCGATACTTTAGTTGACggtttgcaaagattggaGTATAGAGGTTACGACTCGACCGGTATTGCCattgatggtgatgaacCAGACTCTACACTTGTTTACAAGCAGATTGGTAAAGTCAGTGCTCtaaaagaagagatcgcTGAACATCACCCAAAGAGAGATGTGACTTTTGTGTCCCATTGTGGTATTGCGCACACTAGATGGGCTACTCACGGTGAACCAAAACAAGTCAATTGTCATCCTCAAAAATCTGATCCAACAGGTGAATTTGTGATTGTTCACAACGGTATTATTACTAATTTTAGAGAATTAAAGACATTGTTGTCGAACAAGGGTTACTCCTTTGAGAGTGACACTGATACCGAGTGTATTGCCAAGCTTTTCAAGCACTTGTACGATACCAATATCCAGAATGGTAATGAGCTGGATTTCCATGAGTTGACCAAGCTGGTTCTTTTAGAGCTAGAAGGTTCGTACGGTTTGCTTTGTAGATCTTCTCATTATCCAGATGAGGTTATGGCCACTAGAAAGGGCTCTCCACTGTTGATCGGTGTGAAGTctgaaaagaaattgaaggtcGATTTCGTCGACGTTGAATTTCCGGACGATAACGCTCAACCGGAAACTCCCTTGGTTtctgaaagatcaaatggATTAGCCTCGAGCCGAAATCTGACTGTTAACGGTGGAAGAAAAGTTCGCCTTTTCGACCACGAGGATAGAGGCAACAGCAACCTTCTACCGATCGCTGCTAATGAGTTCAATTTGAGACACTCACAATCAAGAGCTTTCTTATCTGAGGACGGTACGCCAAACCCAGTcgaattcttcttgtcctCCGATGCTTCTTCGGTGATCAAGCATACCAAGAAAGTGCTGTTTTTAGAGGATAATGATATTGCTCATATTTATGATGGTGAAATTCATATCCACAGATCCAGAAGAGAGGTCGGTGCTTCGATGACCAGATCTATTCAGACTCTGGAAATGGAACTGGCTCAAATCATGAAGGGACCATACAAGCATTTCATGCAAAAGGAAATCTTCGAACAACCAGAGTCTACGTTGAACACTATGAGGGGTAGAATCGATTTTGAAAACAACAGTGTCATGCTAGGTGGTTTACAAGCTTGGTTACCGGCCATTAGAAGAGCTCGTAGATTGATCATGATTGCTTGTGGCACTTCGTACCATTCTTGTTTGGCTACGCGtgccatctttgaagagctaTCAGAGATCCCGGTAAGCGTGGAACTAGCATCTGATTTCCTTGACCGAAAATCTCCAGTCTTCAGAGATGACATTTGTGTCTTCGTCTCTCAAAGTGGTGAAACTGCTGATACAATGTTAGCACTAAATTACTGTTTGGAGAGAGGTGCGTTGACTGTTGGTATTGTGAACAGTGTGggttcttcaatctctaGAATAACTCATTGTGGTGTCCACATAAATGCAGGTCCAGAGATTGGTGTTGCCTCAACGAAGGCTTACACATCGCAATATATCGCTCTTGTGATGGTTGCACTGTCACTATCTGATGATAGAGTTTCCAAGATAGAAAGAAGAGGTGATATCATGCAAGgcttgaagaaaatacCTCAACAAATCAAGGAAGTTCTACAACTAGAGGGAAAGATCAAGCAACTCTGTGAAAAGGACCTAAAGGACCAAAAATCTCTACTGTTGCTGGGAAGAGGATACCAATTCGCGTCTGCATTGGAAGGCGccttgaagatcaaagaaatttCTTACATGCACTCCGAAGGTGTTCTTGCCGGTGAGTTGAAACACGGTGTTCTTGCATTGGTTGACGAAGATTTGCCGATCATTGCCTTTGGTACCAGAGACTCTTTGTTCCCCAAGGTTGTCTCTTCCATTGAACAAGTTACTGCAAGAAAGGGCCATCCGATTGTCATTTGTAACAAGAATGACGAGGTTTGGGAAAAGAAGGCCGCAACTACCAAGATGGTCACTTTAGAAGTTCCTCAAACTGTCGACTGTTTACAAGGCCTATTGAACATTATTCCACTACAACTGATTTCATATTGGTTAGCAGTGAACAAAGGCATTGATGTCGACTTCCcaagaaatttggcaaAATCTGTCACTGTTGAATAA
- the APE1 gene encoding metalloaminopeptidase APE1 (similar to Saccharomyces cerevisiae LAP4 (YKL103C); ancestral locus Anc_2.478): MTDQREIIEHLKKTLQLLDLEKSKKPDAPVLVKAPAPVEKKLEQYSHDYIEFTYENPTTYHIVNYFSKLLEKAGFEYLSEKENWNDKIKESSDRKFYTVRNGTNLSAFVVGKKWEWSKGVGAIGAHADALTAKLKPSSLKDKVEGFDLLGVAPYGGTLNELWFDRDLGVGGRVLYRDDDHGIQSKLVNSTPHPIAKIPTLAPHFGEPAVGPFDKEDQAVPVVGYVSEEDTPPSEDEKKSPLFGKHCINLLRYIASLAGVKVSQLVQLDLDLFDVQKGVIGGIKNDFLFAPRLDDRLCSYASIIALIEGSHDLDVDSMETFINVTLFDNEEVGSLSRQGAKGGLLESVVSRVSTALYQHDPVDLRTLFANSIILSADVNHMFNPNFANVYMKHHSPKPNVGVTLSLDSNVHMATDVVGTAFIEELARLNGDQVQYFQIKNNSRSGGTIGPSISAQTGARTVDLGIPQLAMHSIRATTGSRDIGLGVKLFKNFLQNWRPVYDKFGDL; this comes from the coding sequence ATGACTGACCAACGTGAAATTATTgaacatttgaagaagactttgCAGCTGCTTGACTTAGAAAAGTCAAAGAAACCTGATGCACCAGTGCTTGTAAAGGCCCCTGCACCTGTAGAGAAAAAATTGGAGCAGTATTCTCACGACTACATCGAATTTACTTATGAAAATCCAACTACTTATCATATTGTGAACTACTTCTCGAAATTACTCGAGAAAGCTGGTTTTGAATACTTGAGTGAGAAGGAGAACTGGAACGACAAGATTAAGGAATCCTCTGATAGGAAATTCTACACTGTGAGAAATGGCACCAACTTGTCTGCTTTCGTCGTTGGTAAGAAATGGGAATGGTCCAAAGGTGTGGGAGCCATTGGTGCTCACGCCGATGCCTTGACGGCCAAACTAAAGCCTTCCTCGTTGAAGGATAAGGTTGAAGGGTTTGACCTATTGGGAGTGGCTCCTTACGGTGGTACTTTGAATGAGTTGTGGTTTGATCGTGACCTCGGTGTTGGTGGTCGTGTTCTGTACCGTGATGACGATCATGGCATCCAGAGTAAGCTAGTGAACTCAACACCTCACCCAATTGCTAAGATTCCTACTTTGGCTCCTCACTTCGGTGAACCAGCTGTCGGGCCATTTGACAAAGAGGACCAGGCAGTTCCTGTCGTCGGTTACGTTAGTGAAGAGGATACACCACCAAGCGAGGACGAGAAGAAGTCTCCACTGTTTGGTAAACACTGTATCAATTTATTGAGGTACATTGCAAGCTTGGCAGGTGTCAAAGTTTCGCAATTGGTTCAACTGGATTTGGATCTATTTGACGTGCAAAAGGGTGTTATCGGTGGTATCAAGAACGATTTCCTGTTTGCACCACGTCTAGATGATCGTTTGTGCTCCTACGCTTCCATAATTGCTCTAATCGAGGGCTCGCATGACCTTGACGTCGATTCTATGGAgactttcatcaatgttACACTCTTTGACAACGAAGAAGTAGGGTCTTTGTCAAGACAAGGTGCCAAGGGTGGTCTGCTAGAGTCTGTTGTGAGTCGTGTCTCTACTGCATTGTACCAACATGATCCTGTCGATTTGCGTACTCTATTTGCCAACTCCATTATTCTATCGGCAGATGTCAACCACATGTTTAACCCAAACTTTGCCAACGTCTACATGAAACATCATTCACCAAAGCCTAACGTCGGTGTGACCTTGTCATTGGACTCCAACGTGCACATGGCCACAGACGTTGTCGGTACAGCCTTCATTGAAGAGCTAGCTCGTCTGAATGGTGATCAGGTACAGTACTTCCAGATAAAAAACAACTCGAGATCAGGAGGTACGATTGGACCTTCGATTTCTGCCCAAACTGGCGCCCGTACAGTTGATCTCGGCATCCCACAACTCGCAATGCACAGCATTAGAGCCACCACAGGTTCTCGCGATATCGGCTTAGGTGTCAAGCTATTCAAGAACTTCCTGCAAAACTGGAGGCCAGTCTACGACAAATTCGGCGATTTATAA
- the YPF1 gene encoding aspartic endopeptidase (similar to Saccharomyces cerevisiae YKL100C; ancestral locus Anc_2.481) gives MNHTLYKAIADQVAKMSSKFLKHPTASAADLPDYDELEQVFEQISSMVQTNQSQIVNSIDKISNSTAHALVNLFEHRPKVIDYAALIVLATSLVTIGCFASITSIPYTALPPTQLHPLFDPSDLDLSQDCRIIHADEKKKSFTDSLDERQAIILPLTSGVTLVSLYFVITKLRIEWRTYLLKLLNFNIIVMTFPAGVLVYHYFASTVTRYLAHWSSWNPLLISPRYRVTISDDNEDINRAGWFISNFQYRDALTNELGYKNVIEKVKEDSSERQFYLREFSRPKDVKSVRQFANMYLSNGMILASILSLISTVCYLYFPNDWLIKNVISMNFAIWAISQLKLKNLKSGVLILTALFFYDIYFVFGTKVMTTVALNLDLPIKLSMPSKFDNVLNRFEFSMLGLGDIVLPSLFIALCYKYDIWKWHYVNTDTEFHLLNWGYLGRYFSTAILSYVTALAGCMFALATSGKAQPALLYIVPLLLISTITVAWLSGDLAQFWTFQYDTIELGENKLDADEDQDEAPMTYSDYLKSDLLTTDNDDNEEYTNQDAIIDYESDDDDEANDADPIPQVDAVAYRPTDIMGLLDEATKASEDEDEDFVLEEDDDDASDSSTVVLAD, from the coding sequence ATGAATCATACGTTGTACAAGGCAATTGCCGATCAGGTGGCCAAGATGTCCTCTAAGTTTCTTAAACACCCGACGGCTAGTGCCGCAGACCTCCCAGATTACGATGAATTAGAACAAGTCTTCGAGCAGATTTCCAGTATGGTACAGACTAACCAATCCCAAATAGTCAACAGTATCGACAAAATTTCCAATTCTACTGCACATGCGTTGGTAAACTTGTTTGAACATCGCCCAAAAGTAATCGATTATGCTGCTTTGATTGTTCTCGCGACTAGTTTAGTCACGATAGGGTGCTTTGCCTCCATAACTTCCATCCCATACACTGCTCTACCTCCTACGCAACTTCATCCACTTTTTGATCCTTCGGACCTCGACTTGAGTCAGGATTGTCGAATCATTCACGCcgatgagaagaagaagagtttcACAGATAGTTTAGATGAAAGACAAGCGATTATCCTACCTTTAACCAGTGGAGTTACATTAGTATCTCTGTACTTTGTCATTACTAAGTTGAGAATCGAATGGAGAACTTACTTATTGAAGTTATTAAATTTTAATATCATTGTCATGACGTTCCCAGCAGGTGTACTGGTATACCACTATTTTGCAAGTACTGTCACCAGGTACTTGGCTCATTGGAGCTCCTGGAACCCTCTGCTGATCTCACCTCGTTACAGAGTTACCATATCCgatgataatgaagatATTAACAGGGCTGGTTGGTTTATTAGCAACTTTCAATATCGTGACGCTTTAACTAACGAGCTTGGTTACAAAAATGTTATTGAAAAGGTTAAGGAGGACTCATCAGAGAGGCAATTTTATTTGAGAGAATTCAGCAGACCAAAGGATGTGAAATCAGTTAGACAATTTGCGAACATGTATCTCTCCAATGGAATGATACTGGCGTCGATTTTATCATTGATCTCTACAGTTTGCTATTTATATTTCCCCAACGATTGGTTGATTAAGAATGTGATCAGCATGAATTTTGCCATCTGGGCCATTTCGcagttgaaattgaagaacttgaaatcAGGCGTTCTAATTCTAACGGCATTGTTCTTCTACGACATTTATTTCGTGTTTGGAACTAAAGTCATGACCACAGTGGCACTCAACTTAGACCTGCCCATCAAGCTTTCGATGCCATCCAAATTCGACAATGTACTGAACAGATTTGAATTCTCCATGTTGGGATTGGGCGACATCGTACTACCCAGTCTGTTCATTGCCCTATGCTACAAATACGATATCTGGAAATGGCATTACGTGAACACCGATACCGAGTTTCACCTGCTAAACTGGGGTTACTTGGGACGGTATTTCAGCACCGCGATTTTAAGCTACGTGACGGCTTTGGCTGGGTGTATGTTCGCTCTAGCAACTTCTGGCAAAGCTCAACCCGCTCTACTCTACATTGTTCCACTTCTGCTCATTTCCACGATCACAGTTGCATGGTTAAGCGGTGACCTGGCTCAATTCTGGACTTTCCAGTACGACACCATCGAGCTCGGCGAGAACAAGCTTGATGccgatgaagatcaagatgaAGCTCCTATGACTTACTCAGACTACTTAAAATCCGATTTGCTCACAACTGACAACGACGATAATGAAGAGTACACTAACCAGGATGCCATTATCGACTACGAGagtgacgatgatgatgaagccAACGACGCAGACCCAATTCCACAGGTTGACGCCGTAGCTTACAGACCTACTGATATCATGGGCCTATTAGACGAAGCTACGAAGGCCTCAGAGGACGAAGACGAagattttgttcttgaagaagacgacGACGACGCGAGCGATTCAAGTACAGTTGTTCTCGCGGATTAA
- the ADH3 gene encoding alcohol dehydrogenase ADH3 (similar to Saccharomyces cerevisiae ADH3 (YMR083W); ancestral locus Anc_2.480) produces MLRTTSTRLPRSVSLFGRLTRLNSSFTIPATQKGVIFYENGGELHYKDIAVPKPKPNEILINIKYSGVCHTDLHAWKGDWPLPVKLPLVGGHEGAGVVVAKGKDVTNFEIGDLAGVKWLNSSCMACEYCELGHESNCAKADLSGYTHDGSFQQYATADAIQAAPIPKDTDLAEVAPILCAGVTVYKALKTSGAKPGQWVAISGAAGGLGSLAVQYATAMGLRVLGIDGGEGKEELFKSLGGEVFVDFTKTKDMVSAIQEATNGGPHAVVNVSVSEAAIQQSTEYVRPTGTVVLVGLPAHAYVKSEIFSHVVKSISIKGSYVGNRADTREAIDFFSRNLVKSPIKIIGLSELPKVYELMEEGKILGRYVVDTSR; encoded by the coding sequence ATGTTGAGAACTACCAGTACTCGTTTACCTAGATCCGTTTCCCTTTTCGGGCGCCTCACCAGATTGAACTCTTCTTTCACTATCCCAGCGACTCAAAAGGGTGTGATCTTCTATGAAAACGGTGGTGAATTGCACTATAAGGACATTGCAGTCCCCAAACCAAAACctaatgaaattttaaTTAATATCAAGTACTCTGGTGTTTGTCACACCGATTTGCACGCCTGGAAAGGTGACTGGCCTTTGCCCGTGAAGCTACCACTGGTTGGTGGTCACGAAGGTGCTGGAGTGGTCGTTGCCAAGGGAAAGGATGTTACGAATTTCGAGATTGGTGATCTTGCTGGTGTTAAGTGGTTGAACAGTTCTTGTATGGCTTGTGAGTACTGTGAGCTAGGTCATGAGTCCAATTGTGCCAAGGCCGATCTATCCGGTTATACGCATGATGGTTCGTTCCAACAGTATGCCACCGCAGATGCAATCCAGGCTGCTCCAATTCCAAAAGATACTGATTTGGCTGAAGTTGCTCCAATTTTGTGCGCTGGTGTCACCGTCTACAAGGCATTGAAAACTTCTGGTGCTAAGCCTGGTCAATGGGTAGCTATCTCTGGTGCAGCAGGTGGTCTAGGTTCTTTGGCCGTTCAATACGCCACAGCCATGGGTCTGAGAGTGCTTGGTATTGATGGTGGTGAGGGGAAGGAAGAGCTATTCAAGTCTCTAGGGGGGGAAGTATTTGTTGATTTCACCAAGACTAAGGATATGGTTAGCGCTATTCAGGAAGCTACTAACGGTGGACCACACGCAGTGGTTAACGTATCCGTCTCTGAAGCTGCAATTCAGCAGTCCACTGAGTACGTGAGACCAACCGGTactgttgttcttgtcGGTTTGCCAGCTCACGCTTACGTGAAATCCGAAATCTTCTCGCATGTTGTCAAATCTATCAGCATTAAGGGTTCTTATGTCGGTAATAGAGCTGACACTAGAGAGgcaattgatttcttctcaagaaacttggtCAAGTCGCCAATAAAGATCATTGGTTTGTCCGAGCTACCAAAGGTTTATGAATTGATGGAAGAAGGTAAAATTTTGGGTAGATACGTTGTCGACACATCTCGTTGA
- the HSL1 gene encoding protein kinase HSL1 (similar to Saccharomyces cerevisiae HSL1 (YKL101W); ancestral locus Anc_2.479): MPVATSHKRTTGSTVAKKAARNAMLKVAGTTKVSPTQLERVVQSVNDATKRLSQPDSILSTSTTTKSSKRKSRDTVGPWKLGKTLGKGSSGRVRLAKNMETGQLAAIKIVPKKNNVLGKNDACSTSSASYTSNSSQTSTMMNTTANNYTTAGHSNVATNPYGIEREIVIMKLISHANVLGLYEVWENKSELYLVLEYVDGGELFDYLVSRGRLCEREAVHYFKQIIQGVSYCHAFNICHRDLKPENLLLDKKNSTIKIADFGMAALEVSNKLLQTSCGSPHYASPEIVMGKQYHGGPSDVWSCGIILFALLTGHLPFNDDSIKKLLLKVQSGKYQMPQNLSKEAQDLIAKILTVNPAKRLTTEEILRHPLIVKYDSMMKTKKYKALYKNMGQGKSNADLHLLNNYEATTINLNSRKDIDDTILNNLQILWHGASRELIVAKLLQPRMSEEKVFYSLLLKYKENHSSHPSAEVQAEEAAIAEEHPNESRDSNDEEDNDAGAPKLLQKSQFSVPAIKLEEAGVPSLPSNSIPPAIPVFAASSSRVFKKSGSTLSLQTQKSQRATLPKSTSGKSLSRSSSKKTLQNSASKRSLYSLNSISKRSLNLNDYVTVGADNEEFNQLPPLPSLESTNGFENLCEQILFGNALDKILEEEEEEDKRNDLGGFKGTTSSSDATLTKEAVGKEYTPSEIAIKPAFELNKQKSQRSLEPSDDQKSTVQMPLRDITNNHQPLKNRRSQLKREASQKSNLSAILDQKPIKKEYPPPSNFGMRSSSTAQTQERVHSLDPRRNASQPANSNMVESLLNSFRSKSGSLKRNKSRDWAYSRGSIFLSTRDSTNDTSTSRNESTVKDIAEQTLPSENVLDFDNSALDILAHSSTVHNDNDKESIPNITFNASTTFKDLNEILRDGNESYVLNGKRPSQPTTRNNTMRKPSTKLSLTPKSALTVGLSNKTTHSHNCSVMSNDFDLMSDMSFAMDIPTNTFMAQAISISNRASGDHVVSDGDYSSKAFTQDETTNNSSHTPATTYEENKVNIFEDAPADSESIDITSSESDSSPNVHRKAVSIDTLNTTNVLPPTTNVRVSLYNNHNSTAGLPRETTEQIISKFNLTPEKPTAPFLQKRFSMIPGNKGLEAPGKSQSMLAMFKDLEEDDECDEASESKIHASSTNNGVDNQSEPQPNRVTMLFDGEEAENEPKSTEPAAQDEEFVLTHKKETAPRSNLGTSKKPKPAIRVRTANPEVSNKSNKPKRNWFSRLFNGFKTKSGGDKLTGYHKTFMPFDDVHLLALHEFDKNAIDYQLKASERRQDKEKVEYDCKFVSGNFKFKIKIESGAGTTLTIRRKVGNKGEASEEAFETFNQNIAEVIKQAESKKQAC, from the coding sequence ATGCCCGTCGCAACATCCCATAAGAGAACAACCGGTTCCACTGTCGCCAAAAAAGCAGCCAGAAATGCGATGTTGAAGGTCGCTGGTACCACTAAAGTTTCTCCCACACAACTGGAACGTGTGGTACAGTCAGTGAACGATGCTACAAAGAGACTTTCACAGCCCGATTCGATTCTGAGTACTAGTACAACCACTAAATCTTCGAAGAGAAAGTCGCGAGATACCGTAGGCCCTTGGAAATTGGGGAAAACACTGGGCAAGGGCTCCTCAGGGCGAGTTCGACTAGCAAAAAATATGGAAACGGGCCAACTGGCAGCTATCAAGATTGTTCCTAAGAAGAATAATGTGCTGGGGAAGAATGATGCCTGTTCGACTTCGTCTGCTTCCTATacatcaaactcttcacAGACTTcgacgatgatgaataCAACAGCAAACAACTATACTACTGCTGGTCATAGTAATGTTGCTACTAATCCTTATGGGATTGAACGTGAGATTGTCATCATGAAGCTTATATCGCATGCAAACGTGCTAGGTTTGTACGAAGTATGGGAGAATAAGTCAGAGTTGTATTTGGTCCTAGAGTATGTTGATGGAGGTGAACTATTTGATTATTTGGTCTCTAGAGGTAGATTGTGTGAACGGGAAGCTGTTCACTACTTTAAACAGATCATCCAGGGTGTTTCTTACTGTCATGCGTTTAATATCTGTCATAGAGACTTGAAGCCGGAGAATTTGCTTCTGGATAAGAAGAATAGTACTATCAAGATTGCCGATTTTGGGATGGCTGCCTTGGAAGTCTCCAATAAGCTTTTGCAAACTTCATGTGGTTCACCTCATTACGCCTCACCTGAGATTGTTATGGGAAAACAGTACCACGGTGGACCTAGTGACGTATGGTCCTGTGGTATCATCCTGTTTGCGTTATTGACGGGACACCTGCCCTTCAATGACGATAGTATCAAAAAATTACTACTAAAAGTTCAGTCTGGTAAGTATCAGATGCCACAGAATCTGTCAAAGGAGGCCCAGGACCTTATAGCCAAGATTCTGACGGTCAACCCGGCGAAAAGGTTAACCACTGAGGAAATCTTGAGACATCCTCTGATTGTGAAATACGACTCTATGatgaagacaaagaagtACAAGGCACTATACAAGAATATGGGCCAAGGAAAATCAAATGCTGACTTGCATTTACTCAATAATTACGAAGCAACTACAATCAACCTGAACTCCAGAAAGGATATCGATGACACAATATTGAATAATCTCCAAATACTGTGGCATGGAGCTTCCCGTGAATTGATTGTAGCTAAACTATTACAACCAAGGATGTCCGAGGAGAAGGTGTTTTATTCCTTACTATTAAAATACAAGGAGAACCACTCGAGTCACCCGTCGGCTGAAGTTCAAGCGGAAGAAGCTGCAATCGCTGAAGAACATCCTAACGAAAGCCGGGATTccaacgatgaagaggataaTGACGCTGGTGCTCCGAAACTGTTACAAAAGTCACAATTTAGCGTGCCAGCTATTAAACTAGAAGAGGCTGGTGTACCGTCGCTACCTTCCAACTCTATACCCCCGGCCATTCCGGTGTTTGCAGCATCATCTTCGAGGGTGTTCAAGAAAAGCGGCTCGACGTTATCTTTACAAACACAGAAGTCTCAAAGGGCTACTTTGCCAAAATCTACATCGGGCAAGTCGTTAAGTCGCTCTAGCTCCAAAAAGACATTGCAGAATTCAGCTTCTAAGAGGTCTTTGTATTCATTAAATTCGATCTCcaagagatctttgaatttgaacGACTATGTAACAGTTGGTGCTGACAATGAGGAGTTCAATCAACTACCTCCCCTACCATCGTTGGAGTCCACTAAtggatttgaaaacttATGCGAGCAAATCTTATTTGGCAACGCCTTAGacaaaattttggaagaagaggaagaagaggataaGCGCAATGACCTCGGTGGGTTCAAGGGAACAACTAGCTCGTCCGATGCTACTTTGACGAAAGAAGCTGTAGGTAAGGAATACACACCTAGCGAGATTGCCATCAAACCTGCATTTGAACTCAACAAGCAGAAATCACAAAGATCGCTTGAACCTAGCGATGATCAAAAGTCAACGGTACAAATGCCACTAAGAGATATTACTAATAATCATCAGCCGCTGAAAAACCGTCGTAGCCAACTTAAGAGAGAAGCTTCCCAGAAATCAAATCTGAGTGCGATTTTAGATCAAAAACCTATCAAAAAAGAATATCCACCTCCATCCAACTTCGGGATGCGCAGTTCTTCTACCGCACAAACACAAGAACGCGTACATTCGCTAGATCCGCGTCGTAATGCTTCACAACCAGCCAATTCGAATATGGTAGAGTCACTGCTGAATAGCTTCAGATCGAAATCTGGTTCATTAAAAAGAAATAAGAGCCGCGACTGGGCTTATTCTCGTGGCTCGATATTCTTGTCTACCCGTGATTCTACCAACGATACCTCCACATCAAGAAATGAATCCACTGTCAAGGATATCGCAGAACAAACTTTGCCCTCCGAAAATGTTTTAGATTTCGATAATTCTGCTTTGGATATTTTGGCTCATTCAAGTACAGTGCACAACGACAACGATAAGGAGAGCATTCCCAATATAACTTTTAATGCTTCCACTACATTTAAGGACCTGAATGAGATTTTACGTGATGGAAATGAAAGTTACGTCCTCAATGGTAAAAGGCCTTCACAGCCAACTACAAGAAATAATACCATGAGGAAGCCATCAACCAAACTCAGTCTCACGCCAAAGAGTGCCCTCACGGTAGGGTTAAGCAATAAAACGACACATAGTCATAATTGCTCTGTTATGAGCAACGATTTCGACCTGATGTCTGATATGAGCTTTGCTATGGATATTCCTACTAACACATTTATGGCCCAAGCCATTTCTATCTCCAATCGTGCATCTGGTGATCATGTCGTTTCTGATGGCGATTACAGCAGCAAGGCATTTACACAGGATGAGACGACAAACAATTCCAGCCATACCCCAGCGACAACCTATGAGGAGAACAAGGTTaacatctttgaagatgctcCCGCTGATTCTGAGTCAATTGACATCACATCCTCGGAAAGtgattcttctccaaatgTTCATCGGAAAGCAGTCTCCATCGACACTTTGAACACCACAAATGTTTTGCCTCCAACGACTAACGTAAGGGTGAGTTTATACAACAACCATAACTCTACAGCAGGCTTACCTCGTGAGACAACGGAGCAAATCAtttccaaattcaatttaACGCCAGAAAAACCCACAGCGCCTTTCCTACAAAAGCGATTCTCTATGATACCGGGAAACAAAGGTCTCGAGGCTCCTGGTAAATCTCAGAGTATGCTGGCTATGTTCAAGGACCTTGAGGAAGACGATGAATGTGATGAAGCGTCAGAGAGTAAAATACATGCGTCATCGACCAATAATGGTGTGGATAACCAGAGTGAACCCCAACCGAATAGAGTGACCATGTTGTTCGACGGTGAGGAAGCTGAAAATGAGCCTAAGTCTACAGAGCCGGCAGCACAAGACGAGGAGTTCGTGTTGACCCACAAGAAAGAAACGGCGCCACGAAGCAACTTAGGCACTTCCAAAAAACCCAAACCAGCCATTAGAGTAAGGACGGCCAACCCCGAGGTGTCTAATAAAAGTAATAAACCAAAACGGAATTGGTTTAGTAGACTTTtcaatggtttcaaaacCAAATCAGGAGGCGATAAACTGACAGGATATCACAAGACATTCATGCCGTTTGATGATGTTCATCTCTTAGCGTTGCACGAATTTGATAAGAATGCAATTGATTATCAACTGAAAGCCTCTGAAAGAAGGCAAGATAAGGAAAAGGTAGAGTATGATTGCAAATTTGTCTCTGGGaacttcaaattcaagatcaagattgaaAGCGGCGCGGGCACCACCCTAACGATTAGAAGAAAGGTTGGGAATAAAGGAGAAGCATCAgaagaagcttttgaaaCCTTCAATCAGAATATAGCCGAAGTTATTAAGCAAGCGGAGAGCAAGAAACAGGCTTGTTAA